The Bartonella sp. HY328 genome contains the following window.
CGCACCTCACGAATTAAAACGCCAAATCGCGACGAAAACCCTACCCAATCCTAGTATGGAAGATACATTTATTGCGCTTATTCTTGCTTCTAGCGATCAAAAAGGTTTGCGCAATGATTAAATTACGACGATTTCTATCATTAATTTACAAGGAAATCTTACAGATCATACGTGATCCAAGTAGCATCATGATTGCATTCATTTTTCCAATTCTATTGCTATTAATCTTTGGCTACGGCTTTTCCCTTGACCCCAATCGTATGAAAATTGGTATTGTTGATGAAAACCCATCTGCATTAACCAAAGGTTTGGTTGCCAGTTTTAACGCATCGCAATTTTTTGACATTGCAACCGGTTTTGACCGGCGCCAATTGGATGATCTCTTAACTATTGGTCATATTAAAGGCATCATCATTATACCAGCGAGCTTTCAAAATGCCTTGGCGCAGGGAAGACTTAGTGACATTCAGATTATTATTGATGGTTCTGATCCCAATACAGCAAATTTTCTTAAAAATTATTCTGAAGGGCTAATTGCCACTTGGAGCGCCCAACAAGGCGGACTTAACCCATCAATCATTATCGAGCCAAGATTTCGTTTCAACCCTGATGTGACCAGTCGATTTTTTCTAATTCCAGGCTCTATTGCAATCATTATGGCGCTTGTTGGTACTTTACTCACCTCGCTTGTAGTATCACGCGAATGGGAACGCGGCACGATGGAGGCAATTATGGCAACCCCTGTTAGCATGGCCGAATTTTTGGCCGGAAAGCTTATTCCTTATTTTTTCCTCGGTCTTTTATCGGTTAGTCTTTGCCTCTTGTTTGCAACTCAGCTTTTCCATGTGCCCTTTCGCGGCTCTTTAACTGCTTTTTATCTTATTTCATCAGCCTTTCTTATTCCTGCCCTTGGTCAAGGCTTACTGATTTCAGCAATTTCAAAAAATCAGTTTGTTGCTTCACAAATTGCCATTTTAACCGGATTTTTACCCGCCATGCTTTTATCAGGTTTTATTTTTGATATTGGCTCTATGCCAGATTGGGTTCAATGGATCACGGCAATTGTACCAGCGCGTTATCTCATTCCATCGCTACAGACCATATTTTTAGCTGGCAATATTTGGCACATTTTTATTATGGATATCTTAAGTCTGCTGCTATTGGGGGCAGTTTTCTTTTTTCTTGCCAATAAGACCACAAGAAAGCAAATAGGATGAGAGCATGGTTAAGAATAAAAGCCCTCATCATTAAAGAGCTTTTAGCAATTTTACATGACCGAAAAAGCCGATTTGTACTTTTAGGGCCACCACTTTTTCAATTATTTATTTTTTCAACTGCTGCAACGTTAGATGTCCGCAACGTTGATCTTGCAGTATTGAATTACGATAGTGGGTATCATTCAGCGGAAGTAATAGAGCGGATACGCGCGGCTAAGCCTACAATTCGCCAAATTCAACCGGTCAATAGTTTTGCGGAAATTGATCGATTAATTGATGAGCAGAAAATAGCTGGTGCAGTTATTTTTAACAATGATTTTTCAAGACGTATAGACCAACGGTTACCTGGACAGGTACAACTTATTCTTGATGGAAGAAAATCCAATACAACTCAGATAGTCTATGGCTATTTAAATGAAATAATCAATGGTATTAACCAAGAAATTGCAATTGAACGGCGAATACTACAAAAACTTCCAGAAACCAAACCACTTTACTGGTTTAATCAAAACCTAGTCTTTCAATGGTTTCTCGTACCCAATCTCGTTGCTAGTATTGCGCTCTTGATTGGTGTTAGTGTCACCGCCTTATCTATTGCCCGCGAGCGCGAAAATGGCACTTTTGACCAATTGCTAGTCTCGCCCCTCAAAGCGCATGAAATACTCATTGGTAAAACCATTCCACCGATGATTATTGGTTTTTTTCAACTTTGCCTATTTGTTGCGGTTGCCTTAATTGTCTTCCACGTGCCCATGCGCGGTTCACTTATAGCCTTACTTATAACTGGTATTATATTTTTGTTAGCCGTTGCGGGGATCGGCTTGTTCATATCAGCCATGGCACGTACCCAACAACAAGCAATTTTAGGGGCTTTTATGTTTTTGGTGCCAGCAATGCTATTATCGGGCTTTGCAACGCCGCTCGAAAATATGCCCGAATGGCTACAAAATATTACCTATATTAATCCGCTACGTTATTATCTTATCATTGTTCGCGGAATATTTTTAAAAGATATACCAATTATCGAAATAATTTGGCAAACTTGGCCGATGCTGGTTATTGCGGCAATTACCCTTAGTTCAGCTTCCATTCTTTTCCGCAGGCGGTTAGAATAACAAACGTAAAAATAGACAATAAAAAAACCCGCTTGATCTCTCAAGCGGGTTTTTTATAAAATAATATAAATTATTCAGCTGTTGCAGCAGCTTCTGCGGCAGCAGCAGCTTTTGCTGCTGCGTCTTCTTCAGCTTGTTTCGCCATTGCAATACGCTCAACAGCTTTTTTACCTGGCTCACCTTTTTTAGGATTGCTACGGGCATCACGCTTTGCAAGACCAGCATCGTTCAAGAAACGAAGAACGCGATCTGTTGGCTGTGCGCCTTGTGAAATCCAATGTTGAATGCGCTCTGTTACCAATTGAACGCGCTCGCCATCCTTAGGAAGCATAGGATTCCATGCACCAACTTTTTCAATGAAACGGCCATCGCGTGGGCTACGAACATCAGCTACTACGATATGGTAGTAAGGACGCTTTTTTGAACCTGCACGGGCCAAACGAATTTTTAAAGACATTATATTCTCCTGTTATAGATCGCCGGTTGGCCGGCAGCTCGTAATATTTTTCGACATAATCGAAAGTGTTGTTTAGCCGCCAATACGGGCAGCGGTATCTTCATGATGACGAATTACTTCACGCACGATGAAATTTAAAAACTTTTCCGCAAAATCAGGATCAAGGTGTGATTCTTCAGCTAATTTACGCAAACGTTCAATCTGTCTTTTTTCGCGGTTCGGGTCAGCGGCAGGTAAATTGCGCTCTGCCTTTAAAACCCCAACTGCTTTAGTGCACCGAAAACGCTCGGCAAGAATATGAATAAGCGCGGCATCAAAATTATCAATTGATGCTCTAAGACTTGCGAGTTCTGCAGGAATTTCATTCTCACTCATGGTCTTTGCCTTTCATTTTCTTGTATTAAAACTTCGCGTTAAAGTGGCTTATTTCTTTTTAGGCAAACCACCGCCAAGCCCTGGAAGACCACCTGGCTTTGGCAAACCGCCAAGGCCGGGCAAACCACCGGCTTTACCACCCAAATTAGGTAAACCGCTATTTTTACCAAGACCTGCAGCTTCTGCCTGCTTTTGCAATGCTTCCAACTGCTTAGGGTCAAGAGAACCAAGATCGGGCATACCACCGCCAAGGCCAAGCTTGCTACCAAGCCCACCCATAAGGCGTTTCATCATGCCACCACCACCTTTGCCGCCCATGGCTTTCATCATATCAGCCATACCACGATGCATTTTTAACAACTTGTTGATATCAGCAGCAGATGTTCCTGAACCCTTGGCGATACGCTGTTTACGGCTATGCTTCAAAATATCAGGATTAGCGCGTTCTTGCTTGGTCATTGAAGAAATGATCGCCAATTGCCGATTAAAAATATTTTCATCAAAACCAGCGGCAGCCATTTGGTCCTTCATTTTGCCCATCCCAGGCATCATACCCATAATGCCGCCCATGCCGCCCATTTTTTTCATTTGGCCAATTTGCTCGGCAAGATCATTAAGATCAAACTTGCCAGCCTGCATTTTTTTGGCCATGGCAGCCGCACGCTCAGCATCAATATGCTCGGCAGCTTTTTCAACCAGCGATACAATATCGCCCATGCCCAAAATGCGGTCAGCAATACGCTTTGGATGAAACTCTTCCAAAGCATCCATTTTTTCGCCAGTGGCAATGGCTTTAATTGGTTTACCAGTCACAGCACGCATCGAAAGCGCCGCACCACCGCGACCATCACCATCCATACGGGTAAGGACGATACCAGTAATACCAACACGCTCATCAAATGAGCGCGCAAGATTAACTGCATCTTGACCAGTTAAACTATCGGCAACCAGCAAAATTTCATGGGGCGCAGACTTGGCCTTGATCTCGGCCATTTCCACCATTAATGGCTCATCAATATGGGTACGACCAGCAGTATCAAGAATCACCACATCATGTCCGCCAAGACGGGCTGCTTGGACTGCACGCGATGCAATATCAACTGGTGATTGACCGTTAATAATAGGCAAGGTCGCAACGCCTGTTTGCTCGCCCAATTGACGCAATTGTTCTTGCGCGGCTGGACGACGTGTATCAAGCGAAGCCATCAACACTTTTTTGCCCTGCTTATCGGTAAGGCGTTTTGCAATTTTTGCTGATGTGGTGGTTTTACCAGAACCTTGCAAACCAACCATCATAATAACAACTGGTGAAGGCGCATTTAAATCAATACCAACGCCTTCAGAACCAAGCATATCCACGAGCTCGTCATGAACAATCTTGACCACCATCTGGCCAGGCTTGATTGATTTTAAAACCTCTGCGCCAACGGCTTTATTGCGAACACGATCGGTAAAGGAGCGCACAACATCAAGGGCAACGTCAGCTTCAATCAAGGCACGGCGCACTTCGCGCAATGCGCTTGTCACATCTTGTTCTGAAAGAGCGCCACGCCCTGTCAGATTATCAAAAATGGAACTTAAACGCTCCTGCAATGATTCAAACATTAAATACCCTTTCTGGTTGGCCGCTTTATGCTTTATCTGCTTAGCATGATAAAAGCTCTTTTTATAAAACTGGCTCCAGCGCTTCTTAACTATCCACAACCAGATGTTATATTTGAGAAACACCCAATCCAAACCCACATGCCAATATTGTTAAACAACATTTCAAAGCAAATGGCACCCGAGGGCGCATCGCGCTGTCGGGTGTGGACCTCTGGCATCAATTTTTATAAATTGCACCAGTCGGTGGCTCCAAGTCATAACTTGTTGCAGATTTTGTTTGTTTGAATACGATATTTAGTCATTTGTCAAGGTTTTGCTGTCATTTTATTAGATTATGAACGGATTGACATGAGATTTTATGGATTTTTAGCAAAAGTAAGCAATATAAGCCAAAAGAATCGGCATTACTTACACAATCCATAAGCTTTGTTTGATAGCTTTTAAAGTAAGGATTTATGAAGGAATGAGAAAATTGTTGCGCAACCGCTTTAGTCTGGCCAGCATTGCTGCCCTTGGTTTAACCCTTATGATCGGCACCACCGCTGCAATGGCGTCACCAAAATGCGGCAATACATCCGCTGGCTTTGCCAATTGGCTAAGTGAAACAACTAAAGACGTCAAAGCCAAAGGTTACGGCAGCAAGGCACTTAATGCTCTTGCCAATGTACGCTATGCACAAGCCACCATTAATGCTGACCGCAACCAACATTCTTTTAAATTAAGCCTTGAGCAATTTATGCAAAAACGCGGATCTAGCACCATTGTTGCCCGCGGAAAAACTTTAAAGAAGCAAAATGCGGCATTGTTTGATCGAATTGAAAAGAAATATGGCGTGCCAGCAGGTCCATTATTAGCAATTTGGGGTATGGAAACGAGTTTTGGCAATTACATGGGCAAACAGCACACGCTTTCTGCGGTTTCAACCCTTGCTTATGATTGCCGCCGCTCGGATTTCTTTACTGATCAGCTTTACGCAGCCTTAACCCTTGTCGATCGTGGTGATTTTGATCCAAAATCCGTCGGCGCTATGCATGGCGAAATTGGCCAAACACAGTTTCTACCAGTTAATGTCTTGAAATATGGCGTGGATGGTGATGGCAATGGCCATATTGATATGATCCGATCACGTGCAGATGCCTTGGCATCAACCGCCAATTTCCTTAAAGGCCATGGTTGGAAAGCTGGCCTTGGCTACCAACAGGGCGAGCCAAATTTTAAGGCCATTGAAGGCTGGAATAAAGCATCGGTTTACCAGCGCGCTATCGCCATTATGGGCAAACAAATTGACGGCCAATAATTAATACAATATTTTACCAAATAGAGGCTTGCATAGTGATGTGCGAGCCTTTTATTTTTGCATTTAAATCCTATCGCATAAAAAAGTATCTTTTTTCTTGAATAATTGGCAATAATCAGTATTAAATAGCTTCATCCGTTGGACCTGTTTTTCAGGTGGCTATTCCGGGCGCCTATCCCCCGGCAACATTTTGTTAGAGCATTTGTAAATTATTTTAAAACAATAAGATGCTCTCATTTTGGGTTTAAAGCATAATTTATCAAAGCGCATTTTGCCGCTTTATGTAGCGCGTTTTATATGTGCAATTAAGCCAATAGAAAGATTCATAACTTGAAAACTCGTGGTTTTGCTACCATTCGTCATGAATGGCTGGGCAATATTCGCGGCGATGTGCTTTCCGGCACGGTTGTCGCTCTTGCCCTTATTCCTGAAGCGATTGGTTTTGCCCTTATTGCTGGCGTTGACCCAAAGGTCGGTCTTTATGCCGCTTTTTCAATTTGTTTTTTAACCTCTATTTTTGGTGGCCGCCCCGGCATGATTTCCGGCGCGACTGCGGCTGTCGCGGTGCTTTTTGTCGTTCTCGTCAAGGATCACGGCGTCCAATATCTTTTTGCCGCAACAATTCTTGCGGGCCTTTTGCAAATGCTATTTGGGCTCCTAAAAATTAGCGCATTAATGCGCTTTATTTCCCAACCAGTGATGAATGGATTTGTCAATGCCTTGGCAATTTTGATTTTCATGGCGCAATTGCCAGAATTACTGGGGCAAAATGCCAAGCCCCTAACTTTCATCATGGTTGGCGTTGGCTTGCTTATTCTCTACCTCTTTCCGCGCCTCACTAAGGCAATCCCTGCCCCATTGGTTTGCATTATCGTGTTGACTGCCGCCGCCTATTATCTCAATCTTGACGTAAGGACGGTTGGGCAAATGGGAGATATTCCTGAAAGCTTGCCCGTTTTTGCCATTCCAAGTGTTCCCTTTACCTTTGAAACACTCATTATTATTTTTCCCTATGCTTTGGCGGCTGCTCTTGTTGGCTTGCTTGAATCCTTGATGACCACCAATATTGTTGATGAATTAACCGATACTTATGGTAATAAAACCCGTGAATGTATTGGCCAAGGCATTGCTAATTCGGTGACTGGTTTTTTTGGCGGCATGGCAGGCTGCGCCATGATTGGTCAATCAATGATCAACGTGAAAAGTGGTGGACGCGGTCGCCTTTCATCATGCTTTGCCGGCCTATTCTTATTATTTCTCATATTAATTTTGAATGATCTGGTGGCGATAATCCCAACAACTGCCCTTGTCGCCGTGATGGTCATGGTATCTATCGGTACATTTTCATGGTCTTCGGTTAAAAACATTCCTCGCAATCCTGTAACGTCTTCATTGGTTATGCTTGTGGTGGTTGCAGCTGTCGTTTACACCCATAACCTTGCCATTGGGGTTATTGCTGGCGTTATTTTGTCAGCACTATTTTTTGCTTGGAAAATTGCCCGCTTGATGACCATTACTTCAAACCTTAGCAATGATGGCCGTAGCCGTACCTATCATATTGACGGGCAATTATTCTTTGTATCCGTATCAGGATTTGCCCGAGCGTTTGATTTTGGAGAAGTATTGGATAAGGTGATCATTGATGTGTCACGCGCTCATATCTGGGATCTTTCCGCTGTCACGGCCATTGACCAAGTTGTGCTAAAATTTAGACGCGAAGGGGCAGAAGTGGAGCTGATTGGTATGAATACGGCAAGCGAACTTATCATCAAAAAACATGCCGTTCATGATAAGGAAAATGGTAAACTACCGGCTGGACACTAGGGAATTCACCCATTAAACTAGCTACATTGAATAAAGCATTTTTACTTCTATATTAAGTATAAATGCTTTATGTTTTGAATTTATTAGCGCGTCGCAATGAAATTTTTAAAAAGGGCACATCATGACCCATATTCTTTCACTCATTGACAGCTCCATCTACGGTCCCAGCGTTTGTGACTTGTCCAGTTGGATAGCTACGCGCCTTGATGCAACCGTCGAGCTTGTTCATGTTATCGATAAAAGCGAAACGCACGAACAATTAACTGATTTAAGTGGCTCCATCGGTCTTGGCGCACGCAGTGCCTTGCTCAACAAACTATCTGACCTTGACGCGGAACGCGCACAGCTTGCTAATAAGCATGGCCGTGTCCTTCTTGATGAAGCAAAAGAGCGACTTGAAAAAAGTGGCGTTCAAAATATAACCACGAATTTGCGTCATGGCACTTTACTTGATGTCATGGAGGATTTAGGCAAAAAAGCCGATTACATTATTCTTGGCAAGCGCGGTGAAGGCGCTGATTTTATCAAGCTGCGGCTTGGCTCTAATGTTGAAGATGTGGTACGTAGTAACCAGAACCCTACTCTGCTGGCGGCGCGACAATTTAAACCAATCAGCAGTTTTTTAGTGTCTTATGATGCAAGTGCTGCGATTGAACGCGCCATTGACTATCTATGTCAAACGCCGCTGCTTAAATCTCTTAGTTGCCACCTTATTATGGCAGGAAGTGAAAACGATAAGGATTTTGACAAGTTAAATGCAGCAGCGGTCAAACTGGTTTCAGCTGGCTTTGATGTTAAAGCCGACATTATTAATGGTGCTGCAGGTCCAGTTATTAAAAACCGCGTTGAAAAAGATAATATTGATCTTCTCATTATGGGCGCTTATAGCCACTCGCGTTTAAAGCAATTTTTTGTTGGCTCAACCACCACGGAACTTATTCGTGGTTGCCTTATCCCGGTTATGCTTTTTAGCTAAAAAAGCCTCCAGAAAAAAATTCCGAAGGCTTTTTAAGTCTATATTAAGCAATGATTGTCTTGAAATGGTTAAGGATTGCATCCCCCATTTCGCTGGTGGAAACTTTACGCATACCATCAGAATAAATATCGCTGGTGCGAAGACCATCATCCAATGTACGTGAAATTGCTTTTTCAAGCTTAGCAGCTTCTGCATTAAGCGAGAAAGAATAACGAAGACACATAGCAAGAGATGCAATCATCGCAATTGGATTGGCAATACCTTTACCAGCAATATCAGGGGCTGAACCATGCACTGGTTCATACATAGCCTTGCGAGCACCAGTATTTTCATCCGGCGCACCAAGCGAAGCTGATGGCAGCATGCCAAGAGAACCGGTGAGCATAGCTGCAACATCAGATAAAAGATCACCAAAAAGATTATCGGTTACAATCACATCAAATTGCTTAGGTGCACGCACAAGCTGCATGCCGCCAGCATCAGCCAACATATGTTCAAGCACCACATCGCTAAAACGATCTTTATGAGTAGCATTGACCACTTGATGCCATAAAACGCCTGACTTCATGACATTGCGTTTTTCCATTGAAGTAACGCGGTTGCCGCGTGTGCGGGCAAGGTCAAATGCTACTGCTGCAATTCGCTCAATTTCATATGTATCATAAACTTGTGTATCAATCGCGCGTTGTTCGCCATTGCCAAGGTCAATAATTTCCTTTGGCTCACCAAAATAAACACCACCAGTTAATTCGCGCACGATTAAAATATCAAGGCCTTCTACCAATTCGGGCTTTAATGAAGATGCATTAGCAAGGGCTGGATAACAAATAGCAGGACGCAAATTGGCAAAAAGGCCAAGATCTTTGCGAAGACGTAGGAGACCAGCTTCAGGGCGTTTGTCGTAAGGAACGTTATCCCATTTTGGGCCACCGACTGCACCAAATAAAACCGCATCAGCATTTAATGCGCGCACCATATCATCATCAGAAATTGCAACACCATGGGCGTCATAGGCTGATCCGCCAACAAGCCCCTCTTCGCAAACGAAATCCAGATCAAGCTCATTGGTCATGTAGGTGATAATTTTACGCACCTCGGCCATAGTTTCAATACCAATACCGTCACCTGGTAAGAGAAATAATTTTCTTGCAGCCATTCTGACACCCTCAATTGCTAATGTTAAACAAAATACTGATCATCTGCTTTATTTTAAGCAAATACATATGGCGCAACAATAGAACTGCATTTCACCAATTACAATATGCCTCTTAAAATTTTGATCACGCACGTATCGATTTAACCCTGCACCAATTATTAAGATATAAAATACAATTAGATCCGTACAAATAATAATTTTATGAAAAAGCTAAATTAGAAATTTAGCTATATACTTTGAAATAATTCTAATTTTTCATTTAAAAAAATTATAAATTATTGCAATTATTAACTAGGATTGCTTAAAATTATCTGATATTCATTTTAGCCTATGTCATTCTAAACGGGTTTTTTAATTTTAAATTTTTATATTAAAATATATAAATTTAATATTTTGAATAATAATATTTTTACATATCAAAATCGATATTGATAATATTTCCAATGAATTAGACTTTAAATTTATTCAAAATACACAGAGAGCTGAAATGGAAATTGATAATATATTATCTAAGCTATATGCAGATCATAATGGAAAAATATCCGACAAATGGTCTATATATATAAAGACTTATCACAACCAACTCAGTTCCTATCAAGACAAAGATATCAATATGCTTGAAGTGGGGATTCAAAATGGTGGTTCCCTAGAAATATGGGCCAAATATTTTAAAAATGCCGGCGTTATTCTTGGCTGTGATATTGATCCCAAATGTGCAAATTTGAAGTTTGATGATACTAGAATCAATGTGCTGGTTGGTGACATAAGTAAACCTTCAACGAAAGAACGTATTTCCGCAACTTGCACAGAATTCGATATTATCATTGATGATGGCTCTCACAAATCGTCTGACATAATTGCTACATTTTGTAGTTATTTTCCCGATCTTAAAGATGGTGGTCTATTTATTATTGAAGATCTGCATTGCAGTTATTGGAAAAATTATGAAGGAGGTCTATTAGATCGCCACTCGGCAATTGAGTTCTTAAAACTATTAATAGATGTGGTAAACTTTGAACATTGGGGCCTTCCATTAAATAGAACTGCTCCCATAGCACATTTTTTAAAAGATTTAAATTTAAGTATCAGCGAAGAAACCTTATCACATATTCATTCTATACAGTTTATTAACTCCCTATGTATTATCAAAAAAGCAATTCCCACGGATAATGAACTTGGAAAACGCGTTGTTGCAGGACTAGAAGCATTGGTGGATTCAGAAGTGTTAGAGCATAATAACACGAAGTTAAAAG
Protein-coding sequences here:
- a CDS encoding class I SAM-dependent methyltransferase is translated as MEIDNILSKLYADHNGKISDKWSIYIKTYHNQLSSYQDKDINMLEVGIQNGGSLEIWAKYFKNAGVILGCDIDPKCANLKFDDTRINVLVGDISKPSTKERISATCTEFDIIIDDGSHKSSDIIATFCSYFPDLKDGGLFIIEDLHCSYWKNYEGGLLDRHSAIEFLKLLIDVVNFEHWGLPLNRTAPIAHFLKDLNLSISEETLSHIHSIQFINSLCIIKKAIPTDNELGKRVVAGLEALVDSEVLEHNNTKLKAPNEEVGVSRLKFFKKNRPILPF
- the rpsP gene encoding 30S ribosomal protein S16, producing the protein MSLKIRLARAGSKKRPYYHIVVADVRSPRDGRFIEKVGAWNPMLPKDGERVQLVTERIQHWISQGAQPTDRVLRFLNDAGLAKRDARSNPKKGEPGKKAVERIAMAKQAEEDAAAKAAAAAEAAATAE
- the ffh gene encoding signal recognition particle protein, producing MFESLQERLSSIFDNLTGRGALSEQDVTSALREVRRALIEADVALDVVRSFTDRVRNKAVGAEVLKSIKPGQMVVKIVHDELVDMLGSEGVGIDLNAPSPVVIMMVGLQGSGKTTTSAKIAKRLTDKQGKKVLMASLDTRRPAAQEQLRQLGEQTGVATLPIINGQSPVDIASRAVQAARLGGHDVVILDTAGRTHIDEPLMVEMAEIKAKSAPHEILLVADSLTGQDAVNLARSFDERVGITGIVLTRMDGDGRGGAALSMRAVTGKPIKAIATGEKMDALEEFHPKRIADRILGMGDIVSLVEKAAEHIDAERAAAMAKKMQAGKFDLNDLAEQIGQMKKMGGMGGIMGMMPGMGKMKDQMAAAGFDENIFNRQLAIISSMTKQERANPDILKHSRKQRIAKGSGTSAADINKLLKMHRGMADMMKAMGGKGGGGMMKRLMGGLGSKLGLGGGMPDLGSLDPKQLEALQKQAEAAGLGKNSGLPNLGGKAGGLPGLGGLPKPGGLPGLGGGLPKKK
- a CDS encoding universal stress protein gives rise to the protein MTHILSLIDSSIYGPSVCDLSSWIATRLDATVELVHVIDKSETHEQLTDLSGSIGLGARSALLNKLSDLDAERAQLANKHGRVLLDEAKERLEKSGVQNITTNLRHGTLLDVMEDLGKKADYIILGKRGEGADFIKLRLGSNVEDVVRSNQNPTLLAARQFKPISSFLVSYDASAAIERAIDYLCQTPLLKSLSCHLIMAGSENDKDFDKLNAAAVKLVSAGFDVKADIINGAAGPVIKNRVEKDNIDLLIMGAYSHSRLKQFFVGSTTTELIRGCLIPVMLFS
- a CDS encoding ABC transporter permease → MIKLRRFLSLIYKEILQIIRDPSSIMIAFIFPILLLLIFGYGFSLDPNRMKIGIVDENPSALTKGLVASFNASQFFDIATGFDRRQLDDLLTIGHIKGIIIIPASFQNALAQGRLSDIQIIIDGSDPNTANFLKNYSEGLIATWSAQQGGLNPSIIIEPRFRFNPDVTSRFFLIPGSIAIIMALVGTLLTSLVVSREWERGTMEAIMATPVSMAEFLAGKLIPYFFLGLLSVSLCLLFATQLFHVPFRGSLTAFYLISSAFLIPALGQGLLISAISKNQFVASQIAILTGFLPAMLLSGFIFDIGSMPDWVQWITAIVPARYLIPSLQTIFLAGNIWHIFIMDILSLLLLGAVFFFLANKTTRKQIG
- a CDS encoding lytic transglycosylase domain-containing protein, producing MRKLLRNRFSLASIAALGLTLMIGTTAAMASPKCGNTSAGFANWLSETTKDVKAKGYGSKALNALANVRYAQATINADRNQHSFKLSLEQFMQKRGSSTIVARGKTLKKQNAALFDRIEKKYGVPAGPLLAIWGMETSFGNYMGKQHTLSAVSTLAYDCRRSDFFTDQLYAALTLVDRGDFDPKSVGAMHGEIGQTQFLPVNVLKYGVDGDGNGHIDMIRSRADALASTANFLKGHGWKAGLGYQQGEPNFKAIEGWNKASVYQRAIAIMGKQIDGQ
- a CDS encoding SulP family inorganic anion transporter is translated as MKTRGFATIRHEWLGNIRGDVLSGTVVALALIPEAIGFALIAGVDPKVGLYAAFSICFLTSIFGGRPGMISGATAAVAVLFVVLVKDHGVQYLFAATILAGLLQMLFGLLKISALMRFISQPVMNGFVNALAILIFMAQLPELLGQNAKPLTFIMVGVGLLILYLFPRLTKAIPAPLVCIIVLTAAAYYLNLDVRTVGQMGDIPESLPVFAIPSVPFTFETLIIIFPYALAAALVGLLESLMTTNIVDELTDTYGNKTRECIGQGIANSVTGFFGGMAGCAMIGQSMINVKSGGRGRLSSCFAGLFLLFLILILNDLVAIIPTTALVAVMVMVSIGTFSWSSVKNIPRNPVTSSLVMLVVVAAVVYTHNLAIGVIAGVILSALFFAWKIARLMTITSNLSNDGRSRTYHIDGQLFFVSVSGFARAFDFGEVLDKVIIDVSRAHIWDLSAVTAIDQVVLKFRREGAEVELIGMNTASELIIKKHAVHDKENGKLPAGH
- the leuB gene encoding 3-isopropylmalate dehydrogenase codes for the protein MAARKLFLLPGDGIGIETMAEVRKIITYMTNELDLDFVCEEGLVGGSAYDAHGVAISDDDMVRALNADAVLFGAVGGPKWDNVPYDKRPEAGLLRLRKDLGLFANLRPAICYPALANASSLKPELVEGLDILIVRELTGGVYFGEPKEIIDLGNGEQRAIDTQVYDTYEIERIAAVAFDLARTRGNRVTSMEKRNVMKSGVLWHQVVNATHKDRFSDVVLEHMLADAGGMQLVRAPKQFDVIVTDNLFGDLLSDVAAMLTGSLGMLPSASLGAPDENTGARKAMYEPVHGSAPDIAGKGIANPIAMIASLAMCLRYSFSLNAEAAKLEKAISRTLDDGLRTSDIYSDGMRKVSTSEMGDAILNHFKTIIA
- a CDS encoding chorismate mutase, with translation MSENEIPAELASLRASIDNFDAALIHILAERFRCTKAVGVLKAERNLPAADPNREKRQIERLRKLAEESHLDPDFAEKFLNFIVREVIRHHEDTAARIGG
- a CDS encoding ABC transporter permease; translated protein: MRAWLRIKALIIKELLAILHDRKSRFVLLGPPLFQLFIFSTAATLDVRNVDLAVLNYDSGYHSAEVIERIRAAKPTIRQIQPVNSFAEIDRLIDEQKIAGAVIFNNDFSRRIDQRLPGQVQLILDGRKSNTTQIVYGYLNEIINGINQEIAIERRILQKLPETKPLYWFNQNLVFQWFLVPNLVASIALLIGVSVTALSIARERENGTFDQLLVSPLKAHEILIGKTIPPMIIGFFQLCLFVAVALIVFHVPMRGSLIALLITGIIFLLAVAGIGLFISAMARTQQQAILGAFMFLVPAMLLSGFATPLENMPEWLQNITYINPLRYYLIIVRGIFLKDIPIIEIIWQTWPMLVIAAITLSSASILFRRRLE